GCACCAAAATTTTAGATAACTGGGGGGAAAAGTTAAATTGACTGAGTTGGCTTGTTATTTCAGTCTTAAGTAGTCAACCTGGGATACTGTGACCTTGCTTTCTAAAACCCCTGAGCTTAtgactttgaaataatttaatcatATCAACAAGCATGACCTAAATATTTATGGCCTAAAGGGACTgtccaagttttatttttattctgcaaACTGAGCTTTTACATTATTAgcaccaaaacaaatgaaaatagcatACTAAAACAGAGAAAACTCTGCTGTAGAGTAAGCTTTCATGttgttctttattgttttttaaatatagaaaaatagtgATTGAGAATAAGAATTATCTGCACTTCTGTGCTccaaaaagagaacatttatttcagtctttcagtataaccatttaaaaaaattttattgtacATCTTACAAGAAGTTCAGTAACatagtgaaaaatacatttagagtAAAATTAATTTCTCGGTATGGGTTCATAGGTTCATATGGCTCGAAAAAGTTAATGTTTGAAAAGATGATTTCATATATCTTACTGAGAAGTTTGGCTTAAAAATTAATAAGGTAGAATTCAAGAAAGTATTCAAGCAAAATGCCCCTGCCCATCATATTTTCCTAGGATCTTTTTCTCCATGGTTCCGTGTATTTGTGACTATTATATCCTTCATAGTagagaaatttctttcttctgtagtTTGGAATAGTAATTTTAGATTATTCAATTTAATTatcttgactttttaaatgacaggGACACATTAGGGAAACCCAGAATTTGACTTGTAAAGACCTAAATAGAATAGAGGTGGAGAGGATCCTAACAGCATTCAATTTTGTGCATACTCAGTGTTCTGCTAACAACATGTTTCCTTAAATTACCCCTTTACTCTAGAAGTGTCTCATAGTGTATGTACAATAGCCAAACACAAGTCATATGCTTATAATGAATACATTACAGCTGCATAGAGGAAAGAACACTAGAAAGTAAAGAGAGTGTTCGAATCCTGACCCTTCCACCAGCTAAAGTTTAAGGGAAAAGGTTGGTTCTTATTTCTGGGCTTTAATTTCCATCTGGATCAAATAAAGGAGATAAACTAAATAATCTCTAAAATCCATTCCAGCTGAAATTTTTGAAGATctgtaattttaatgattttatatttattgcctCCACAAGAGggcataataaaacatttttacgTTAGTTGATTAAACGTACTGAATGCCATCAACCTAGAAATGCAAGTTTCACATTTTACCATCTCTGAAATCAGTATACATCTTACAATGGACAACATCTTACCATTCTAATTGGTAATGTTGTGTCTTTCTTAATTGTACATAAATAATGGTATGTTTTACTATAAAAAATGACATCTTAGATTCAAAGAAATATGTTAATAGGATATCTGTAGGACTCAAGTAAGTATTATCTGAGGTTGTTTTAAGTGATAGAAGGAGCATAAAGAAAACGGGAGGGTTGCATTTGAATAACATAAAACAGCAATTTATCAGATTTTAAGTATCTGACATGGTGGAAAGGGGCCTTGGATTATCCCATGGGGAAGAGAACAGGCAATGTTTATAATGCTTGAATACAGTTGAATAAGGAAAGAGTGGTTACATCAGTATGTTAGTATCATTTAAACCTATAGATGTAAACAAATGCATGACTTCTActgagtttattttctaattatccAGATGACCAGGAGGAAAAGCAAGTACAGGAGGAGTTAACACTGCCTCTAGAAAATAGGAATCTGCCTTTAGACTTAATGTTCATAGCCACAGAGCATTTTAAAGCCCTttattacagttttgttttggcTTGATACCTTTTACAGGAGGCTCAGACCAAATGTAATTTTTGTTATTCCTAAAAGTAAACTAGGTGTCCGGGTGCCCCCCAGAGGACAAGCTGAGACTCCACCGTGACGTAAAAGGAGTCTCAACTTTCAGACACAGCCTTGGGTGGACCTACAAGCTGCAGTTAGAAAATGTACTCatgcttataaaaatattttttaatcattaatttgaaatatatgcCCCTCTTTCTAAGGTCAATTAAAATCCTAATCTGGCTTTGTTATTCTTAGAAAATAGAGTTTACCTTTGCCGATTTCTACTTTGtactaattttctttctctgttttagaAAATCAATTGGGATGATTTAGCTGCCAAAAAAGTGCCCGCACCATTTAAACCAGTCATCCGAGATGAATTAGATGTGAGTAACTTTGCAGAAGAGTTCACAGAGATGGATCCCACCTACTCTCCCGCAGCGCTGCCCCAAAGTTCCGAGAGGCTGTTTCAGGTAAGCCCCAAGACGGCACTGGCCAGGTGTGCTTTGAAAGAAAAGGTTAATTTTCCCATATGAAAGCTGTTTTGGCATCTTCAAAACAGGATTCTCTAATctcttcaaaattattaaatacagAGATATTGCAAACTGAAGCTTATGATTTGTTAAACAGCAGCcattgtttatgtgtttatttttgaaataaaaatgtgttgattttatacctgaaattttatttctgttcagGCTCCTATAGAAAACACAATACTACGTTATTTTACCTCcattcatatataatattcttatttttttccaattatagttgacattcagtattattttatattagtttcaggtgtgcagcatagtggtcagacatttatgtaatttatgctgTGATCCCccgattagtacccacctggcactgtacatagttattacaatattattgactatattccctatgctgtactttacattcctgtgactattttctaactactaatttgtacttcttaatccctttacctttttcatccagccccccCCCAAagcccccctcccacctggcaaccatcagtttgttctctatctctgtgagtctgtttctgttttgggtttttttgtttattttattctttagattccacatataagtgaaatcatgttatttgtctttctgtgtgatttatttcacttagcataatactctcgaggtccatccatgttgttgcaaatgaaaaGGTTtcactttttatggctgagtaatactccattgtatcatatatgtaccacatcttcttcatctaGTCGTCTATTGATAGGCGTTtcggttgctttcatatcttggctattgtaaatactgctgcagtgaacacaggggtgcatatatcttttcaaattagtgtttggatttctttggataaatacccagaagtggaactgctgggtcataaggtagttctattttttttttaatttaaatttattggggtgacaattgttactaaaattacatagatttcatacATTACataggtgtgcaattctatatcacatcatctataaattacattgtgtgttcaccacccagagtcagttctccttccatcaccgtatatttgatcccccttaccctcatctcccacccccaacccctttaccctctggtaaccgctaaattacgttccccagataaggtagttctatttttaatttctggtgaacttgcatactgttttccatagtggctgcaccgatttgTGATCCCACTaatagtgcatgagggttcccttttctccgcatccttgccagcacttgtttttttgttgatttattgatgatagccattcagacCAGAGGgaggaggtatctcattgtgatttttatttgcatttctctgatgattaatgacattgagcatctttgcacatgtctgttggccatctgtatgtcctctttggagaaatgtcactataggtcctctgcccattttttaattgaattatttggttttttggtgttgagttttatgagctttttataaattttgtatattaaccccttatcagatgtatcattggtgaataccttctcccatttagtaggatctcttttcattttgttgatggtttcctttgctatgcagaaaaCTTTTTAGTTCGATGTAGTCTCCCAtttgctgcttttttcttttgtttctcttacccgaggagatatatccaaaaaaatatattactaagagaaatatcagagtttattgcctatgttttcttctaggagttttatggtttcgggtcttacatttaagtctttaatccattttgagtttattcttgtatatggtgtgagaaggtaaaacagtttcatttttttgcatgtatctgtccagttttcccaacaccatttattgagtagactgtctttaccctattgtatattcttgcctcctttgtcatagattaattgaccatataggcataggttaatttctaggctctctattctcttctgttgatctgtgtgtctgtttttatgccagtagcatgctgttttgcttactatggccttgtagtatagcttgattatcaggtagcatgatacctccaactttgttcttctttctcaagattgccgtggctattcagggtctatcatggttccatataaattttaggattatttgttcttgttctgtgaaaaatgccattgacattttgataaggattgcatcaaatctacagattgctttgggtagtatggacattttaacgttaattcttcctatccatgagcacggtatatgattgcatttatttgtatcttcaatttctttcttcaatgtcttacaattttctgaataCTGGTCTTTTACCTtcctgtttaaatttattcctaggtatttttttttatgcaattgtaaatgggattgttttcttaatttctctttctactaGTTAATtgttggtatataaaaatgcaaccaatttctgaatattaattttgtattctacttACTGAATTGATTTatgagttctaatagttttttttttctttggtggaatctttggggttctctctatacatacaatattctttttttttttttttttcaacttccagtatcatttatttttcctagaatcTGTATACAATTAACTGTAGCAAGACAGTGTTCAGTATTAACCCTCATTTACTTAGgcatacaaaattttatatgcaaCATGTGGACTTTATTACAGAATTTGGCCTTTGTAAACTAGCTTACACATCAAAGTTACTCTTTGCTTATCTGTCCTAACCTATTAATAAGTGTTGTACCAACAGACCCCCTCCCATAGCTTTATGTAAACAGATGATTCCTCCCCTTAAAACAAGGTGAAAAAACCCCAAGTTCCCCACCCAGAAAATGTTAACCCCAAATTATCAAATTCTAGTTTCAGCAGATGTAACACCAGAAATAGGTTATAGGCAACTCTAAGTCTTACCTAAGTAGTACTATATGGGAAGTTACAGTGTTGACCAAAAGAACACACaggtttctcattaaactttgttttaatgggtctcaaaattctgtgacagatttttggtcaagttgtttccattaaaaagtactgattttaaaaactaataacttaaaaactgccacacaaaaaaacaaatggtccacaaaacattctcctttccttctgaaggttttacgatgcattgtaatcattaaccagtcttttactattacacttaaatggccaattgagacaaacagttctgagaccgttcttccaccactgattaagactggggtggcaggtataagggataatattcatttagccttctgagctttctgggcagacttggtgaccttgccagctccagctgctttcttgtccactgctttgatgacacccacggcaactgtctgtctcatgtcacgAACAGCAAAACGACCAAGAGgagggtagtcagagaagctctcaacacacatgggTTTGCCAGGAACCATGTCAACGATGGcagcatcaccagatttcaaaaacttggggccatcttccagctttttccctgAACGACGAtcaatcttctccttcagctcagcaaatttgcaagcaatgtgagctgtgtgacaatcAAGCACAGGTGCATATCCGGCACTGATTTGGCCTGGATGATTCAGGATAATCACCTGAGCAGTGAAGCCAGCTGCCTCCATTGGtgggtcatttttgctgtcaccagccacattgccacgacgaacatctttgacagacacattcttgacattgaagcccacattgtccccaggaagagcttcactcaaagcttcatggtgcatttcaacagactttacttCAGTTGTAACATTGACTGGAGCAAAGGTGACCACCATGCCGGGTTtgagaacaccagtctccactcggcccacagggacagtgccaataccaccaattttgtagacatCCTGGAGGGGCAGACGCAAAGGCTTGTCAGTTGGACGAGTTGGTGGCAGGATGCAATCCAGAGCTTCAAGCAGTGTGGttccactggcactgccatccttacgggtgactttccatcccttgaaccaaggcatgttagcacttggctccagcatgttgtcaccattccaaccagaaattggcacaaatgcgactgtgtcagggttgtagccaattttcttaatgtaggtgctgacttccttaacgatttcctcgtatctcttctggctgtaaggcggctcagtggaatccattttgttaacaccaACAATCAGTTGTTTCACACCCAGTGTGTAAGCCAGAAGGGCATGCTCACGGGTCTGCCCATTCTTGGAGATACCTGCTTCGAATTCACCAacaccagcagcaacaatcaggacagcacagtcagcctgagatgtgcctgtaatcctgtttttgataaagtctctgtgtcctggggcatcGATGATGGTCACATAATACTTGCTGGTCTCGAATTTCTACAGGGAGATATCAATGGTGATCCCACGCTCACGTTCGgctttcagtttatccaagaCCCAGGCATACTTGAAGGagccctttcccatctcagcagcctccttctcaaatttttcaatgGTTCTTTTGTCGATCCCACCACATTTGTAGATCAGATGACCAGTAGTGGTAGACTTGCCGGAATCTACGTGTCCAATGACGACGATGttgatgtgtgtcttttcctttcccattttgggtTAGATTCAGCGGTGGTTTTCACTACACCTGTGTTCTGGCGGCAAACCCGTTGCGAAAAAGCCAATATTCTTTAATTCATGAACAGTGTTACCTGATTTTTTATCTTCAGTGAATAATCTTAActgcttttctaaaaaaatataactgcttttctaaaaaaatatttagaacggattttatatttagaaaaggcT
The nucleotide sequence above comes from Rhinolophus ferrumequinum isolate MPI-CBG mRhiFer1 chromosome 6, mRhiFer1_v1.p, whole genome shotgun sequence. Encoded proteins:
- the LOC117022925 gene encoding elongation factor 1-alpha 1-like, which translates into the protein MDSTEPPYSQKRYEEIVKEVSTYIKKIGYNPDTVAFVPISGWNGDNMLEPSANMPWFKGWKVTRKDGSASGTTLLEALDCILPPTRPTDKPLRLPLQDVYKIGGIGTVPVGRVETGVLKPGMVVTFAPVNVTTEVKSVEMHHEALSEALPGDNVGFNVKNVSVKDVRRGNVAGDSKNDPPMEAAGFTAQVIILNHPGQISAGYAPVLDCHTAHIACKFAELKEKIDRRSGKKLEDGPKFLKSGDAAIVDMVPGKPMCVESFSDYPPLGRFAVRDMRQTVAVGVIKAVDKKAAGAGKVTKSAQKAQKAK